One Amycolatopsis sp. NBC_00355 genomic window carries:
- the rbfA gene encoding 30S ribosome-binding factor RbfA: MADPARARKLAKRISQIVASAIEHEVKDSRLDYVTVTDTKVTGDLHDATVYYTVLGEKLDSVPDFAGAAAALESARGMLRTKVGQGTGVRYTPTLTFVADTIPEESKRIEALLEKAREADAEVARRSAGAQHAGEPDPYKAPRETEDDDELAEEETRG, translated from the coding sequence ATGGCTGATCCTGCTCGGGCCCGCAAGCTCGCCAAGCGGATCTCGCAGATCGTGGCGTCCGCGATCGAGCACGAGGTCAAGGACTCCCGGCTGGACTACGTGACCGTCACGGACACGAAGGTCACCGGCGACCTCCACGACGCCACGGTGTACTACACGGTGCTCGGCGAGAAACTGGACTCGGTCCCGGACTTCGCCGGTGCCGCCGCCGCGCTCGAATCGGCGCGCGGGATGCTCCGCACGAAGGTCGGGCAGGGCACCGGGGTTCGCTACACACCGACCCTGACGTTCGTGGCCGACACGATCCCCGAAGAGTCGAAGCGCATCGAGGCTTTGCTCGAGAAGGCCCGTGAGGCCGACGCGGAGGTCGCGCGGCGGTCGGCGGGGGCCCAGCACGCGGGCGAACCCGACCCGTACAAGGCGCCCCGCGAAACCGAGGACGACGACGAGCTCGCGGAGGAAGAGACCCGGGGCTGA
- a CDS encoding DUF503 domain-containing protein, with amino-acid sequence MYVGALELDILLGDVHSLKQKRSVVRPVLAEVRKRFAVSVAEAGHTDLHRRTLIGVAVVAEGGEHVRDVLDSCERYVASRPEFELLSAHRRLLGPDD; translated from the coding sequence ATGTACGTCGGAGCTCTTGAGCTCGACATCCTGCTCGGCGATGTCCATTCGCTGAAGCAGAAGCGATCCGTGGTCCGGCCGGTGCTGGCCGAGGTGCGCAAGCGCTTCGCCGTGTCGGTGGCCGAAGCCGGTCACACCGACCTGCACCGGCGGACCCTCATCGGGGTGGCCGTGGTCGCCGAAGGTGGCGAGCACGTCCGTGACGTGCTCGACTCGTGCGAGCGGTACGTGGCGAGCAGGCCGGAGTTCGAACTGCTTTCCGCGCACCGCCGGCTGCTCGGCCCAGACGACTGA
- the infB gene encoding translation initiation factor IF-2 gives MPGKARVHELAKELGITSKDVLAKLKEQGEFVKSASSTVEAPVARRLRDAYAPKGAKKPAPTPGPSARPGPPAAKPGAPAPKPATPAPQQQVPVVKAAPAAAPQQQAPASKPAAAPGGRPAGPGPRPGPRQQPAAPAPQEQVPAAKAEAAPVAPPKQETPAAPPAGNTGSVVPPKPQGPKPGGPKPGPRTPRVGNNPFGVGSGAPPRPQGPRPGGGGQGGDTRPPRPGGTGGGGDRPAPRPGGGAGGNRPSPGNMPPRPNPGMMPGRPARPAGGPGGGARGGPGGGARGGPGGGARGGPGGGGGGFRGGPGGGGGGGGFRPGGAGGGAGGGFRPGGGGAGGGAPAGGGGFRGGGGRGGPGGRGGTAGAFGRPGGPSRKGRKSKRQKRQEYMDNMQAPSVGGVRLPKGQGETIRLPRGASLTDFAEKIDANPASLVQVLFHLGEMVTATQSVSDDILELLGGEMNYHVQVVSPEEEDRELLGTFDITYGDDAGGEEDLQIRPPVVTIMGHVDHGKTRLLDTIRKTKVRESEAGGITQHIGAYQIETELEGNPRLITFIDTPGHEAFTAMRARGANSTDIAVIVVAADDGVMPQTVEAINHAQAAKAPIVVAINKIDKEGANPDKIRQQLTEYNLVAEEYGGDTMFVEISARQNINIDGLLEAILLTADAALDLRANPDMEAQGVAIEAHLDRGRGPVATVLVQRGTLRVGDSVVAGDAYGRVRRMVDEHNVDVTEALPSRPVQVIGFTSVPGAGDTFLVVDEDRVARQIAERRSARTRNALNASRRKRVSLEDLDSALKETNSLNLIIKGDNSGTVEALEASLLQLDVGDDVELNVVHRGVGGVTESDIDLATASDAIVLGFNVRAQGKATERATREGVDVRYYTVIYQAIDEIEQALKGMLKPEYEEVELGRAEVREVFKSSKIGTIAGCLVMSGEIRRNARARLLRDGTVVAENLPVSSLRRFKDDVVEVREGYECGLTLGSYGDLKVGDSIETYEQREKPRA, from the coding sequence GTGCCAGGCAAGGCCCGCGTACACGAGCTCGCTAAGGAGCTCGGCATCACCAGCAAGGACGTGCTCGCCAAGTTGAAGGAACAGGGCGAATTCGTCAAATCCGCGTCGTCCACGGTCGAGGCGCCCGTCGCCCGCCGCCTGCGCGACGCGTACGCCCCCAAGGGCGCCAAGAAGCCCGCACCGACCCCCGGTCCGTCGGCGCGCCCGGGACCCCCGGCCGCCAAGCCGGGCGCTCCCGCGCCCAAGCCGGCGACGCCCGCTCCCCAGCAGCAGGTCCCGGTGGTGAAGGCCGCCCCCGCGGCGGCCCCGCAGCAGCAGGCTCCGGCTTCGAAGCCGGCCGCCGCACCGGGCGGCCGTCCGGCCGGTCCCGGCCCGCGGCCCGGCCCGCGCCAGCAGCCGGCGGCGCCCGCTCCCCAGGAGCAGGTCCCGGCGGCGAAGGCCGAGGCGGCTCCGGTCGCACCCCCCAAGCAGGAGACCCCGGCCGCGCCCCCCGCGGGCAACACCGGTTCGGTCGTCCCGCCGAAGCCGCAGGGTCCCAAGCCCGGCGGCCCCAAGCCCGGTCCGCGCACCCCGCGGGTCGGCAACAACCCGTTCGGTGTCGGCTCCGGCGCCCCGCCGCGTCCGCAGGGCCCGCGCCCCGGTGGTGGCGGTCAGGGCGGCGACACGCGCCCGCCGCGTCCCGGTGGTACCGGTGGCGGCGGTGACCGCCCGGCTCCGCGTCCCGGTGGTGGCGCCGGTGGCAACCGGCCGAGCCCGGGCAACATGCCCCCGCGGCCGAACCCCGGCATGATGCCGGGCCGTCCCGCCCGTCCCGCCGGTGGTCCCGGTGGCGGCGCGCGCGGTGGTCCCGGTGGCGGCGCCCGTGGTGGTCCCGGTGGCGGCGCCCGTGGCGGCCCCGGTGGCGGTGGCGGCGGTTTCCGTGGCGGTCCCGGTGGCGGTGGCGGCGGTGGCGGCTTCCGTCCCGGTGGCGCCGGTGGCGGTGCCGGTGGCGGCTTCCGTCCGGGTGGCGGCGGTGCCGGTGGCGGTGCCCCGGCCGGTGGCGGCGGGTTCCGCGGCGGCGGCGGCCGTGGCGGCCCCGGTGGCCGTGGCGGCACGGCGGGTGCCTTCGGGCGTCCGGGTGGTCCCTCGCGCAAGGGTCGCAAGTCGAAGCGGCAGAAGCGCCAGGAGTACATGGACAACATGCAGGCGCCCAGCGTCGGCGGCGTCCGCTTGCCCAAGGGGCAGGGCGAGACGATCCGGCTGCCGCGTGGCGCTTCGCTGACCGACTTCGCCGAGAAGATCGACGCCAACCCGGCTTCGCTGGTGCAGGTGCTCTTCCACCTCGGCGAGATGGTCACCGCGACGCAGTCCGTGTCGGACGACATCCTCGAGCTGCTCGGCGGCGAAATGAACTACCACGTTCAGGTCGTCAGCCCCGAGGAGGAGGACCGCGAGCTGCTCGGGACCTTCGACATCACCTACGGCGACGACGCGGGTGGCGAAGAGGACCTGCAGATCCGGCCGCCGGTCGTGACCATCATGGGTCACGTCGACCACGGTAAGACCCGCCTGCTCGACACGATCCGGAAGACGAAGGTCCGCGAGAGCGAGGCCGGCGGCATCACGCAGCACATCGGTGCGTACCAGATCGAGACCGAGCTCGAGGGCAACCCGCGCCTGATCACCTTCATCGACACCCCGGGCCACGAGGCGTTCACCGCCATGCGTGCCCGTGGTGCCAACTCGACCGACATCGCGGTGATCGTGGTGGCGGCCGACGACGGTGTGATGCCGCAGACGGTCGAGGCGATCAACCACGCGCAGGCCGCCAAGGCCCCGATCGTGGTCGCGATCAACAAGATCGACAAGGAAGGCGCGAACCCGGACAAGATCCGGCAGCAGCTGACCGAGTACAACCTCGTGGCCGAGGAGTACGGCGGCGACACGATGTTCGTCGAGATCTCCGCGCGGCAGAACATCAACATCGACGGGCTGCTCGAGGCGATCCTGCTGACCGCCGACGCCGCTCTGGACCTCCGGGCCAATCCGGACATGGAGGCCCAGGGTGTCGCGATCGAGGCACACCTCGACCGCGGCCGCGGCCCGGTGGCCACCGTCCTAGTCCAGCGCGGCACGCTGCGCGTCGGTGACTCGGTCGTGGCGGGTGACGCCTACGGCCGCGTCCGCCGGATGGTCGACGAGCACAACGTCGACGTCACCGAGGCGCTGCCGTCGCGTCCCGTCCAGGTCATCGGGTTCACCTCGGTGCCGGGTGCGGGCGACACCTTCCTGGTGGTCGACGAGGACCGCGTCGCCCGGCAGATCGCCGAGCGCCGCTCCGCTCGTACTCGCAACGCGCTCAACGCGTCGCGCCGCAAGCGGGTCAGCCTCGAGGACCTCGACTCCGCCTTGAAGGAGACGAACAGCCTCAACCTGATCATCAAGGGTGACAACTCGGGTACCGTCGAGGCCCTCGAAGCCTCGCTGCTGCAGCTGGACGTCGGCGACGACGTCGAGCTGAACGTGGTGCACCGCGGTGTCGGTGGCGTGACCGAGTCGGACATCGACCTGGCGACCGCGTCCGACGCGATCGTCCTCGGGTTCAACGTCCGCGCCCAGGGCAAGGCGACCGAGCGGGCCACCCGCGAGGGCGTCGACGTCCGGTACTACACGGTCATCTACCAGGCGATCGACGAGATCGAGCAGGCTCTGAAGGGCATGCTCAAGCCGGAGTACGAAGAGGTCGAGCTGGGCCGCGCGGAGGTTCGCGAGGTCTTCAAGTCCTCCAAGATCGGCACGATCGCGGGTTGCCTGGTCATGTCCGGCGAGATCCGGCGCAACGCGCGCGCCCGGCTGCTGCGCGACGGCACTGTCGTCGCGGAGAACCTGCCGGTCAGCTCGCTGCGGCGGTTCAAGGACGACGTGGTCGAGGTCCGCGAGGGCTACGAGTGCGGTCTGACGCTCGGTTCGTACGGCGACCTCAAGGTCGGCGACTCGATCGAGACGTACGAGCAGCGCGAGAAGCCGCGAGCGTAA
- a CDS encoding YlxR family protein translates to MKVEAVDSGVVRSPRRVAEHQPHRESPVRTCVGCKRRALIGELLRVVAVVGRVVVDGRRRLPGRGAWLHPDPDCLAKAERRRAFPRALRAPGALDVREVREYVAHATHHGAGTSPAPRGTKEAGRPVMSQP, encoded by the coding sequence GTGAAGGTCGAAGCGGTAGACTCTGGAGTGGTTCGAAGCCCGCGGCGGGTAGCCGAGCACCAGCCCCACCGAGAATCCCCGGTGCGGACTTGTGTCGGCTGCAAGCGGCGGGCCTTGATCGGTGAGCTGCTGCGCGTGGTCGCGGTGGTCGGACGGGTGGTCGTCGACGGACGTCGTCGGCTCCCGGGCCGGGGGGCTTGGTTGCACCCCGACCCGGACTGTCTGGCCAAGGCCGAACGGCGGCGGGCTTTCCCGAGGGCCTTGCGGGCTCCGGGAGCGCTCGACGTCCGCGAAGTCCGCGAGTACGTAGCGCACGCCACGCATCACGGAGCCGGGACGTCCCCGGCTCCGCGAGGAACGAAGGAAGCAGGTCGACCCGTCATGAGTCAGCCGTGA